From one Lycium ferocissimum isolate CSIRO_LF1 chromosome 5, AGI_CSIRO_Lferr_CH_V1, whole genome shotgun sequence genomic stretch:
- the LOC132057324 gene encoding UDP-glycosyltransferase 86A1-like produces MARGNQKPHAIVIPCPFQGHINPSIHLSLKLATKGFAVTFVNTEYTHAQITKSQQLDQNSTIHDIFEKFQESGLDIHYQTVSDGFPLEFDRFSGSNQDDFLERFLLNYPVHVDEVVGKLVELENPRPTCLVVDTFLAWGTKIANKYELVSVSFFTQSALMFTIDYHLDLLLKNGHFGSNDDRKDTIDYIPGISAIEPSDLPSYFKTKETSTILHQTIYKGLEDAKKSDIVICNTVQELESKVILTLLEKIKKPFYAIGPVLSTSVTFSKSLWPESNCVEWLNTKPKSSVLYFSLGSLFSLSKEDVMEFAQGLMLSKVSFIWVLRPNLAVTDETNFLPVGFQENVDRGLVVPWCDQRVVLSHPAIGGFLTHCGWNSILESLWASVPMICHPIAVDQTTNRKLVVDEWKVGINLCDNYNKSITKEEVAKKINFLMSEENSKGLREAVKEVTKTMEIALLANGSSEKFLDLFVEDVMAKTKIAPFK; encoded by the exons atggcAAGAGGCAACCAAAAGCCTCATGCAATAGTAATTCCATGCCCATTTCAAGGCCACATAAATCCTAGTATTCACCTTTCACTAAAACTTGCAACAAAAGGCTTTGCCGTAACATTTGTCAACACCGAGTACACTCATGCCCAAATAACCAAATCACAACAATTAGACCAAAACTCCACAATTCATGACATATttgaaaaatttcaagaatctGGCCTTGACATACATTATCAAACAGTTAGTGATGGCTTTCCCTTAGAATTTGATCGATTTTCGGGGTCGAATCAAGATGATTTTTTGGAAAGatttttactaaattaccctGTTCATGTTGACGAAGTTGTTGGGAAGTTAGTAGAATTGGAAAATCCTAGGCCaacatgtttggttgttgatacTTTCTTGGCTTGGGGGACAAAAATTGCTAACAAATATGAACTCGTTAGTGTTTCATTCTTCACTCAATCTGCTTTGATGTTTACTATAGACTATCATCTTGACCTTCTGCTGAAAAATGGTCATTTTGGTTCAAATG ATGACCGCAAGGATACTATAGATTATATACCAGGAATTTCAGCAATTGAGCCAAGTGACTTACCTTCATACTTCAAAACAAAAGAGACATCCACTATCCTTCATCAAACTATCTACAAAGGTCTTGAAGATGCCAAGAAATCAGACATTGTAATTTGTAACACAGTACAAGAACTTGAATCCAAAGTAATTTTAACACTcctagaaaaaattaaaaaaccttTTTATGCTATTGGTCCAGTTTTATCAACTAGTGTCACATTTTCCAAAAGTTTGTGGCCAGAGTCAAACTGTGTGGAATGGCTAAACACTAAGCCCAAATCCTCAGTGTTGTACTTCTCACTTGGTAGCTTATTTAGTCTAAGTAAAGAAGATGTTATGGAATTTGCTCAAGGCTTAATGCTTAGCAAAGTGAGTTTTATTTGGGTACTTAGGCCTAATTTGGCGGTTACGGATGAAACAAACTTTTTGCCAGTTGGATTCCAAGAAAACGTAGATCGAGGGTTGGTTGTACCGTGGTGCGATCAACGGGTAGTACTTTCACATCCGGCTATTGGAGGATTTCTGACGCACTGTGGATGGAATTCGATTCTGGAGAGTTTATGGGCAAGTGTTCCAATGATATGTCATCCTATAGCTGTTGATCAAACAACTAATAGAAAATTGGTGGTTGATGAGTGGAAAGTTGGGATAAATCTTTGTGATAATTATAATAAATCAATCACAAAGGAGGAAGTAGcaaaaaagattaattttctTATGAGTGAAGAAAATTCAAAGGGGTTGAGGGAGGCTGTCAAGGAAGTGACAAAGACTATGGAAATTGCATTATTAGCCAATGGAAGTTCAGagaaatttcttgacttgtttGTTGAAGATGTAATGGCCAAAACAAAAATAGCACCTTTTAAGTAA
- the LOC132057326 gene encoding TSL-kinase interacting protein 1 isoform X3, translating to MQMEQRVSLECDTCLHPETFMRKDGVSGVTQYPAAALPLIPSKDHPDSQQSVLTHDHAVTQLVPSSQDQVMLLQPAKKQTRQWAAWTRQEEESFFSALRQVGKNFEKITSRVQSKNKDQVRHYYYRLVRRMNKLLGPDLCLDAKNSKDTNAAMLRWWSLLEKYSCKASKLHLKPRRFKIFIETLESQLLKDRKKNVRRRPSQGESSSTAAASLSSHGRVSTTDNRTVKVVLLDNQDVQKFGSGKGSSLKRHVTMGVNRSNAKADSSVKNARHRRRIGSASTAAYKRWEKAAIAGVSLVADAAEHLERATIDKDVGQVQNSQGINGFEHVGKDMHSLATLSQNLLNEANLQSCMKLKLQLFPVDEGTRRALEMDNHNPYLELTLSNRKKMSSVLEHLNRKWGSSSIATGELVLFPYHVQMENLVHSLRWTKDTAQSAADVHNLIGRPPVFRLRYGWFPNAELGMSQEPLSSTTPFTQNSNTNITKEKNAEILASSHGKLVRFAKEPLVSNPRMTVTSSSIELSGESDLQASVGLNTYTSDHDETLPLHRREYGDATTAEQTEGGKASVLSVGGWEDSLTNISIGDLLSDAPDDEETDCVNSTLPGSSQFLQQMPFSCDSFDAAIAAHIYKHQSKADSQMALPPQSSSIWNAEDTCDAFAFKKNVAFNDKAQSSSSNIGAENCQRIAQSCSLVLDSGIKDLPGNMESFTDETARDDPVDECQSDAQALDGSAKDPNGLSEIYWTDSLGPLELDAPPSCRYHSEDLILGDSIDGLHRLIASSLDAFQNCSFFGLDKKEPGSTVEPVETKTTTFSDLKIGAEV from the exons ATGCAAATGGAGCAACGAGTCTCCTTAGAGTGTGACACATGCCTCCATCCTGAGACTTTTATGCGAAAGGATGGGGTTTCTGGTGTAACACAATATCCTGCAGCAGCACTCCCATTGATACCCTCAAAAGATCATCCTGATTCACAGCAGTCTGTGCTGACACATGATCATGCGGTGACACAGCTGGTACCATCCTCTCAAGACCAGGTTATGCTACTGCAGCCAG CCAAAAAGCAGACACGCCAATGGGCTGCATGGACACGTCAGGAGGAAGAAAGCTTTTTCTCTGCACTGCGACAAGTTGGCAAG AATTTCGAGAAAATTACTAGTCGCGTGCAGAGCAAAAACAAGGATCAG GTCAGACATTATTATTATCGTCTTGTGAGGCGTATGAACAAGTTGTTGGGTCCGGATCTTTGTCTTGATGCCAAAAATTCCAAAGATACTAATGCTGCAATGCTGCGATG GTGGTCTTTACTGGAAAAGTATAGCTGTAAAGCTTCAAAGCTTCATTTGAAACCACGgagatttaaaatatttattgaaaCTTTG GAGAGTCAGCTGTTGAAAGACCGGAAAAAGAATGTAAGAAGGCGTCCTTCTCAAGGAGAAAGTAGTTCTACAGCTGCTGCATCTCTTTCAAGTCATGGAAGAGTGTCAACTACTGATAATCGGACGGTTAAAGTGGTTCTTCTCGACAACCAGGACGTACAAAAGTTTGGATCTGGAAAAGGCTCTTCTCTGAAACGCCATGTCACTATGGGTGTCAATAGAAGCAATGCAAAAGCAGACTCTTCTGTGAAAAATGCTAGACATCGACGAAGGATAG GTTCTGCATCAACAGCTGCATATAAAAGGTGGGAGAAGGCTGCAATTGCTGGAGTTTCATTGGTAGCTGATGCTGCCGAGCATTTGGAACGGGCAACTATTGATAAAGATGTCGGACAGGTCCAGAATTCACAGG GGATAAATGGTTTTGAACATGTTGGCAAAGATATGCATTCTTTGGCGACTTTATCACAAAATCTGTTAAATGAGGCCAATTTACAGAGTTGTATGAAACTCAAGCTCCAGCTGTTTCCTGTTGATGAAGGAACTAGGAGAGCCCTGGAAATG GATAATCATAACCCGTACTTGGAACTCACTCTAAGTAATCGAAAGAAGATGTCATCCGTTTTGGAACATCTCAATCGTAAATGGGGAAGTTCGAGCATAGCAACTGGAGAACTGGTGCTTTTTCCTTACCATGTACAGATGGAAAACCTGGTGCACTCCCTGAGATGGACCAAAGATACTGCACAAAGTGCGGCAGATGTGCATAATCTGATTGGACGCCCTCCAGTTTTCCGTCTCAG atATGGTTGGTTTCCAAATGCTGAGCTTGGAATGTCTCAAGAACCATTGTCATCTACCACCCCGTTTACGCAAAATTCTAACACTAACATAACTAAAGAAAAGAATGCAGAAATACTAGCATCATCCCATGGTAAACTTGTACGATTTGCTAAAGAACCACTAGTTTCTAACCCAAGAATGACTGTGACATCCTCCTCAATCGAGCTGTCTGGCGAGTCAGACTTGCAAGCTAGCGTGGGTCTGAATACCTACACTTCTGATCATGATGAAACTTTGCCATTGCATAGAAGGGAGTACGGGGATGCAACCACAGCAGAACAAACTGAG GGAGGTAAGGCCAGTGTTTTATCAGTAGGGGGTTGGGAAGATAGCCTTACCAACATAAGCATTGGAGATCTTCTCTCTGATGCACCTGATGATGAGGAAACAGACTGCGTTAACTCAACTTTACCTGGAAGCTCTCAGTTTCTCCAACAGATGCCATTTAGCTGCGACTCCTTTGATGCAGCGATTGCTGCTCATATATATAAGCATCAAAGCAAAGCTGATTCTCAGATGGCTCTTCCACCTCAATCATCTTCCATTTGGAATGCTGAAGATACATGTGATGCTTTTGCATTTAAGAAAAATGTTGCTTTCAATGACAAAGCGCAGAGTTCATCCAGCAATATTGGTGCTGAGAACTGCCAGCGGATTGCTCAGTCATGTTCCCTAGTATTGGATTCAGGAATAAAG GATTTACCAGGGAACATGGAATCCTTTACTGATGAAACTGCTCGTGATGATCCAGTGGATGAGTGTCAATCCGATGCGCAAGCTTTGGATGGTTCTGCAAAGGATCCTAATGGGCTCTCCGAAATATATTGG ACGGACTCTTTAGGACCGCTAGAATTGGATGCACCACCTTCATGTAGATATCATAGTGAAGACCTAATTCTGGGTGATAGTATTGATGGCTTGCACCGTCTCATAGCTAGCAGTCTGGATGCATTTCAAAATTGCTCGTTCTTTGGGTTGGACAAGAAAGAGCCTGGATCTACTGTTGAACCCGTAGAGACTAAGACTACTACATTTTCAGACTTAAAGATCGGCGCTGAGGTCTAA
- the LOC132057326 gene encoding TSL-kinase interacting protein 1 isoform X2: MQMEQRVSLECDTCLHPETFMRKDGVSGVTQYPAAALPLIPSKDHPDSQQSVLTHDHAVTQLVPSSQDQVMLLQPAKKQTRQWAAWTRQEEESFFSALRQVGKNFEKITSRVQSKNKDQVRHYYYRLVRRMNKLLGPDLCLDAKNSKDTNAAMLRWWSLLEKYSCKASKLHLKPRRFKIFIETLESQLLKDRKKNVRRRPSQGESSSTAAASLSSHGRVSTTDNRTVKVVLLDNQDVQKFGSGKGSSLKRHVTMGVNRSNAKADSSVKNARHRRRIGSASTAAYKRWEKAAIAGVSLVADAAEHLERATIDKDVGQVQNSQGINGFEHVGKDMHSLATLSQNLLNEANLQSCMKLKLQLFPVDEGTRRALEMDNHNPYLELTLSNRKKMSSVLEHLNRKWGSSSIATGELVLFPYHVQMENLVHSLRWTKDTAQSAADVHNLIGRPPVFRLRYGWFPNAELGMSQEPLSSTTPFTQNSNTNITKEKNAEILASSHGKLVRFAKEPLVSNPRMTVTSSSIELSGESDLQASVGLNTYTSDHDETLPLHRREYGDATTAEQTEMGGKASVLSVGGWEDSLTNISIGDLLSDAPDDEETDCVNSTLPGSSQFLQQMPFSCDSFDAAIAAHIYKHQSKADSQMALPPQSSSIWNAEDTCDAFAFKKNVAFNDKAQSSSSNIGAENCQRIAQSCSLVLDSGIKDLPGNMESFTDETARDDPVDECQSDAQALDGSAKDPNGLSEIYWTDSLGPLELDAPPSCRYHSEDLILGDSIDGLHRLIASSLDAFQNCSFFGLDKKEPGSTVEPVETKTTTFSDLKIGAEV; encoded by the exons ATGCAAATGGAGCAACGAGTCTCCTTAGAGTGTGACACATGCCTCCATCCTGAGACTTTTATGCGAAAGGATGGGGTTTCTGGTGTAACACAATATCCTGCAGCAGCACTCCCATTGATACCCTCAAAAGATCATCCTGATTCACAGCAGTCTGTGCTGACACATGATCATGCGGTGACACAGCTGGTACCATCCTCTCAAGACCAGGTTATGCTACTGCAGCCAG CCAAAAAGCAGACACGCCAATGGGCTGCATGGACACGTCAGGAGGAAGAAAGCTTTTTCTCTGCACTGCGACAAGTTGGCAAG AATTTCGAGAAAATTACTAGTCGCGTGCAGAGCAAAAACAAGGATCAG GTCAGACATTATTATTATCGTCTTGTGAGGCGTATGAACAAGTTGTTGGGTCCGGATCTTTGTCTTGATGCCAAAAATTCCAAAGATACTAATGCTGCAATGCTGCGATG GTGGTCTTTACTGGAAAAGTATAGCTGTAAAGCTTCAAAGCTTCATTTGAAACCACGgagatttaaaatatttattgaaaCTTTG GAGAGTCAGCTGTTGAAAGACCGGAAAAAGAATGTAAGAAGGCGTCCTTCTCAAGGAGAAAGTAGTTCTACAGCTGCTGCATCTCTTTCAAGTCATGGAAGAGTGTCAACTACTGATAATCGGACGGTTAAAGTGGTTCTTCTCGACAACCAGGACGTACAAAAGTTTGGATCTGGAAAAGGCTCTTCTCTGAAACGCCATGTCACTATGGGTGTCAATAGAAGCAATGCAAAAGCAGACTCTTCTGTGAAAAATGCTAGACATCGACGAAGGATAG GTTCTGCATCAACAGCTGCATATAAAAGGTGGGAGAAGGCTGCAATTGCTGGAGTTTCATTGGTAGCTGATGCTGCCGAGCATTTGGAACGGGCAACTATTGATAAAGATGTCGGACAGGTCCAGAATTCACAGG GGATAAATGGTTTTGAACATGTTGGCAAAGATATGCATTCTTTGGCGACTTTATCACAAAATCTGTTAAATGAGGCCAATTTACAGAGTTGTATGAAACTCAAGCTCCAGCTGTTTCCTGTTGATGAAGGAACTAGGAGAGCCCTGGAAATG GATAATCATAACCCGTACTTGGAACTCACTCTAAGTAATCGAAAGAAGATGTCATCCGTTTTGGAACATCTCAATCGTAAATGGGGAAGTTCGAGCATAGCAACTGGAGAACTGGTGCTTTTTCCTTACCATGTACAGATGGAAAACCTGGTGCACTCCCTGAGATGGACCAAAGATACTGCACAAAGTGCGGCAGATGTGCATAATCTGATTGGACGCCCTCCAGTTTTCCGTCTCAG atATGGTTGGTTTCCAAATGCTGAGCTTGGAATGTCTCAAGAACCATTGTCATCTACCACCCCGTTTACGCAAAATTCTAACACTAACATAACTAAAGAAAAGAATGCAGAAATACTAGCATCATCCCATGGTAAACTTGTACGATTTGCTAAAGAACCACTAGTTTCTAACCCAAGAATGACTGTGACATCCTCCTCAATCGAGCTGTCTGGCGAGTCAGACTTGCAAGCTAGCGTGGGTCTGAATACCTACACTTCTGATCATGATGAAACTTTGCCATTGCATAGAAGGGAGTACGGGGATGCAACCACAGCAGAACAAACTGAGAtg GGAGGTAAGGCCAGTGTTTTATCAGTAGGGGGTTGGGAAGATAGCCTTACCAACATAAGCATTGGAGATCTTCTCTCTGATGCACCTGATGATGAGGAAACAGACTGCGTTAACTCAACTTTACCTGGAAGCTCTCAGTTTCTCCAACAGATGCCATTTAGCTGCGACTCCTTTGATGCAGCGATTGCTGCTCATATATATAAGCATCAAAGCAAAGCTGATTCTCAGATGGCTCTTCCACCTCAATCATCTTCCATTTGGAATGCTGAAGATACATGTGATGCTTTTGCATTTAAGAAAAATGTTGCTTTCAATGACAAAGCGCAGAGTTCATCCAGCAATATTGGTGCTGAGAACTGCCAGCGGATTGCTCAGTCATGTTCCCTAGTATTGGATTCAGGAATAAAG GATTTACCAGGGAACATGGAATCCTTTACTGATGAAACTGCTCGTGATGATCCAGTGGATGAGTGTCAATCCGATGCGCAAGCTTTGGATGGTTCTGCAAAGGATCCTAATGGGCTCTCCGAAATATATTGG ACGGACTCTTTAGGACCGCTAGAATTGGATGCACCACCTTCATGTAGATATCATAGTGAAGACCTAATTCTGGGTGATAGTATTGATGGCTTGCACCGTCTCATAGCTAGCAGTCTGGATGCATTTCAAAATTGCTCGTTCTTTGGGTTGGACAAGAAAGAGCCTGGATCTACTGTTGAACCCGTAGAGACTAAGACTACTACATTTTCAGACTTAAAGATCGGCGCTGAGGTCTAA
- the LOC132057326 gene encoding TSL-kinase interacting protein 1 isoform X1, which yields MQMEQRVSLECDTCLHPETFMRKDGVSGVTQYPAAALPLIPSKDHPDSQQSVLTHDHAVTQLVPSSQDQVMLLQPAKKQTRQWAAWTRQEEESFFSALRQVGKNFEKITSRVQSKNKDQVRHYYYRLVRRMNKLLGPDLCLDAKNSKDTNAAMLRWWSLLEKYSCKASKLHLKPRRFKIFIETLESQLLKDRKKNVRRRPSQGESSSTAAASLSSHGRVSTTDNRTVKVVLLDNQDVQKFGSGKGSSLKRHVTMGVNRSNAKADSSVKNARHRRRIGSASTAAYKRWEKAAIAGVSLVADAAEHLERATIDKDVGQVQNSQGINGFEHVGKDMHSLATLSQNLLNEANLQSCMKLKLQLFPVDEGTRRALEMDNHNPYLELTLSNRKKMSSVLEHLNRKWGSSSIATGELVLFPYHVQMENLVHSLRWTKDTAQSAADVHNLIGRPPVFRLRYGWFPNAELGMSQEPLSSTTPFTQNSNTNITKEKNAEILASSHGKLVRFAKEPLVSNPRMTVTSSSIELSGESDLQASVGLNTYTSDHDETLPLHRREYGDATTAEQTEMHDMQGGKASVLSVGGWEDSLTNISIGDLLSDAPDDEETDCVNSTLPGSSQFLQQMPFSCDSFDAAIAAHIYKHQSKADSQMALPPQSSSIWNAEDTCDAFAFKKNVAFNDKAQSSSSNIGAENCQRIAQSCSLVLDSGIKDLPGNMESFTDETARDDPVDECQSDAQALDGSAKDPNGLSEIYWTDSLGPLELDAPPSCRYHSEDLILGDSIDGLHRLIASSLDAFQNCSFFGLDKKEPGSTVEPVETKTTTFSDLKIGAEV from the exons ATGCAAATGGAGCAACGAGTCTCCTTAGAGTGTGACACATGCCTCCATCCTGAGACTTTTATGCGAAAGGATGGGGTTTCTGGTGTAACACAATATCCTGCAGCAGCACTCCCATTGATACCCTCAAAAGATCATCCTGATTCACAGCAGTCTGTGCTGACACATGATCATGCGGTGACACAGCTGGTACCATCCTCTCAAGACCAGGTTATGCTACTGCAGCCAG CCAAAAAGCAGACACGCCAATGGGCTGCATGGACACGTCAGGAGGAAGAAAGCTTTTTCTCTGCACTGCGACAAGTTGGCAAG AATTTCGAGAAAATTACTAGTCGCGTGCAGAGCAAAAACAAGGATCAG GTCAGACATTATTATTATCGTCTTGTGAGGCGTATGAACAAGTTGTTGGGTCCGGATCTTTGTCTTGATGCCAAAAATTCCAAAGATACTAATGCTGCAATGCTGCGATG GTGGTCTTTACTGGAAAAGTATAGCTGTAAAGCTTCAAAGCTTCATTTGAAACCACGgagatttaaaatatttattgaaaCTTTG GAGAGTCAGCTGTTGAAAGACCGGAAAAAGAATGTAAGAAGGCGTCCTTCTCAAGGAGAAAGTAGTTCTACAGCTGCTGCATCTCTTTCAAGTCATGGAAGAGTGTCAACTACTGATAATCGGACGGTTAAAGTGGTTCTTCTCGACAACCAGGACGTACAAAAGTTTGGATCTGGAAAAGGCTCTTCTCTGAAACGCCATGTCACTATGGGTGTCAATAGAAGCAATGCAAAAGCAGACTCTTCTGTGAAAAATGCTAGACATCGACGAAGGATAG GTTCTGCATCAACAGCTGCATATAAAAGGTGGGAGAAGGCTGCAATTGCTGGAGTTTCATTGGTAGCTGATGCTGCCGAGCATTTGGAACGGGCAACTATTGATAAAGATGTCGGACAGGTCCAGAATTCACAGG GGATAAATGGTTTTGAACATGTTGGCAAAGATATGCATTCTTTGGCGACTTTATCACAAAATCTGTTAAATGAGGCCAATTTACAGAGTTGTATGAAACTCAAGCTCCAGCTGTTTCCTGTTGATGAAGGAACTAGGAGAGCCCTGGAAATG GATAATCATAACCCGTACTTGGAACTCACTCTAAGTAATCGAAAGAAGATGTCATCCGTTTTGGAACATCTCAATCGTAAATGGGGAAGTTCGAGCATAGCAACTGGAGAACTGGTGCTTTTTCCTTACCATGTACAGATGGAAAACCTGGTGCACTCCCTGAGATGGACCAAAGATACTGCACAAAGTGCGGCAGATGTGCATAATCTGATTGGACGCCCTCCAGTTTTCCGTCTCAG atATGGTTGGTTTCCAAATGCTGAGCTTGGAATGTCTCAAGAACCATTGTCATCTACCACCCCGTTTACGCAAAATTCTAACACTAACATAACTAAAGAAAAGAATGCAGAAATACTAGCATCATCCCATGGTAAACTTGTACGATTTGCTAAAGAACCACTAGTTTCTAACCCAAGAATGACTGTGACATCCTCCTCAATCGAGCTGTCTGGCGAGTCAGACTTGCAAGCTAGCGTGGGTCTGAATACCTACACTTCTGATCATGATGAAACTTTGCCATTGCATAGAAGGGAGTACGGGGATGCAACCACAGCAGAACAAACTGAGAtg CATGATATGCAGGGAGGTAAGGCCAGTGTTTTATCAGTAGGGGGTTGGGAAGATAGCCTTACCAACATAAGCATTGGAGATCTTCTCTCTGATGCACCTGATGATGAGGAAACAGACTGCGTTAACTCAACTTTACCTGGAAGCTCTCAGTTTCTCCAACAGATGCCATTTAGCTGCGACTCCTTTGATGCAGCGATTGCTGCTCATATATATAAGCATCAAAGCAAAGCTGATTCTCAGATGGCTCTTCCACCTCAATCATCTTCCATTTGGAATGCTGAAGATACATGTGATGCTTTTGCATTTAAGAAAAATGTTGCTTTCAATGACAAAGCGCAGAGTTCATCCAGCAATATTGGTGCTGAGAACTGCCAGCGGATTGCTCAGTCATGTTCCCTAGTATTGGATTCAGGAATAAAG GATTTACCAGGGAACATGGAATCCTTTACTGATGAAACTGCTCGTGATGATCCAGTGGATGAGTGTCAATCCGATGCGCAAGCTTTGGATGGTTCTGCAAAGGATCCTAATGGGCTCTCCGAAATATATTGG ACGGACTCTTTAGGACCGCTAGAATTGGATGCACCACCTTCATGTAGATATCATAGTGAAGACCTAATTCTGGGTGATAGTATTGATGGCTTGCACCGTCTCATAGCTAGCAGTCTGGATGCATTTCAAAATTGCTCGTTCTTTGGGTTGGACAAGAAAGAGCCTGGATCTACTGTTGAACCCGTAGAGACTAAGACTACTACATTTTCAGACTTAAAGATCGGCGCTGAGGTCTAA